In Candidatus Neomarinimicrobiota bacterium, a single window of DNA contains:
- a CDS encoding SCO family protein translates to MTLKKFLSAYGPVLIGGTMLVNLAVIAAIAMGRVGAAEPLPTLDRLPDFALVDQHGDAVSLESFAGRIWVADFFFTTCAGPCPIMSSKMAALQRTFSRVPNVQLVSFTVNPEVDTPEVLLAYAGRYQAVEDRWTFITGDRADLTALALDGFHLGAGDQPIHHSTYFTLVDGQGQLRGYYDSTVPRALDRLVADIQQLLVRL, encoded by the coding sequence GTGACGCTTAAGAAATTTCTCTCAGCCTACGGACCCGTCTTGATTGGGGGCACCATGTTGGTTAACCTCGCCGTGATCGCCGCCATCGCCATGGGCCGTGTCGGGGCGGCTGAGCCGCTGCCTACGCTGGACCGCCTGCCCGACTTCGCCCTGGTGGACCAGCACGGTGATGCGGTGAGTCTGGAAAGCTTCGCCGGACGCATCTGGGTGGCCGATTTTTTCTTCACCACTTGCGCCGGGCCGTGCCCCATCATGAGCAGTAAAATGGCCGCCCTCCAGCGCACCTTCAGCCGGGTACCCAATGTGCAGCTGGTCTCATTCACCGTCAATCCTGAGGTGGACACTCCCGAGGTTCTGCTGGCCTATGCCGGTCGCTACCAGGCTGTGGAGGACCGCTGGACCTTCATCACCGGAGACCGGGCCGACCTCACGGCGCTGGCGTTGGACGGATTTCACCTGGGCGCCGGTGATCAGCCCATTCACCACAGCACCTACTTCACGTTGGTGGACGGCCAGGGCCAGCTGCGGGGGTACTATGACAGCACCGTTCCGCGGGCCCTGGACCGGCTGGTGGCGGACATTCAGCAGCTGCTCGTGCGCCTATGA
- a CDS encoding helix-turn-helix transcriptional regulator, producing the protein MMSTILILGAAQAIFLVILLLSKRRRHLPDYVLALWLSLLAGHLFIYFLYAITGLGQSWLLNLNSSFPFLQGPFLYFYVATLIDTKKRLRITFALHLIPFIAFNTCVFFLSCFSDSSFTHAAGVSNQHLFAVSSLFNWLLLLSVPIYAVWTWVLVSSYGQRTEEYLSDLEAIDLAWLRYLIGALGGVWLAVTIAFLLRDPEAMSSMRLFIFAPVTIFVYIVGYFGLKQSIIFSDYNIELNTGNRTGLKYSKSGLDEKAGKAMHADLIKLMDSNKPYLDSELTLPELAKKLGISPNYLSQILNDIGGESYYDFINEYRVREFQENLNRKEFQHYTLLAVAMQSGFASKPSFNRAVKKITGRTPSQFVSTSTD; encoded by the coding sequence ATGATGTCAACGATCCTCATCCTGGGTGCGGCACAGGCGATATTCCTGGTGATCCTGTTGCTGTCCAAAAGGCGCCGGCATCTCCCAGACTACGTTCTCGCGCTCTGGCTGTCACTACTTGCCGGGCATCTGTTTATCTACTTTCTTTATGCTATCACGGGCCTGGGACAGTCCTGGCTCCTAAACCTTAATTCCTCATTTCCATTTCTGCAGGGTCCGTTTCTCTATTTCTATGTAGCCACCCTTATTGATACTAAGAAGCGGTTGAGAATTACCTTCGCGCTGCACCTGATCCCGTTCATTGCGTTTAATACTTGCGTATTCTTCCTCTCATGCTTTTCTGATTCTTCCTTTACACACGCCGCCGGTGTGAGCAACCAGCACCTTTTTGCTGTGTCATCATTATTTAATTGGTTACTTCTGCTGTCAGTGCCGATTTATGCAGTGTGGACATGGGTGCTTGTCAGCTCATATGGGCAACGGACAGAGGAGTATCTTTCAGACCTGGAAGCAATCGATTTAGCCTGGCTCAGATACTTGATCGGCGCTCTAGGCGGGGTCTGGCTGGCGGTGACTATTGCCTTTCTGCTGCGTGATCCAGAAGCGATGTCCAGCATGCGACTGTTTATCTTCGCCCCGGTAACGATTTTCGTCTACATAGTGGGATATTTCGGTCTCAAGCAGAGTATCATTTTTTCCGATTATAATATTGAGCTGAATACAGGCAATCGCACTGGGCTTAAGTATTCAAAATCAGGTTTGGACGAAAAAGCCGGCAAGGCGATGCATGCAGATCTAATCAAGCTGATGGATTCTAATAAACCATACTTGGATAGCGAGCTCACCTTACCGGAACTCGCAAAAAAACTGGGGATTTCTCCGAATTATCTCTCACAGATCTTGAACGATATCGGGGGCGAATCTTATTATGATTTCATCAACGAGTATCGCGTAAGAGAATTCCAGGAAAATCTCAATAGAAAAGAATTTCAACATTACACCCTGCTGGCCGTGGCTATGCAGAGCGGCTTTGCTTCCAAGCCGTCGTTCAACCGCGCCGTGAAGAAGATCACTGGTAGAACCCCCTCTCAGTTCGTTTCCACTTCGACAGACTGA
- the tig gene encoding trigger factor → MQKQLSSVDSYTRRLQVEVPWDELQDDYAVFFQKFTKKVRLPGFRKGKVPQKMVRQQFGPAAEAEFAEQAVHESYLAALKETELDPINQATIRGVQFREGAALKFEATFEVEPEVALPNYKKGMKFDQLVFDADSEDVDRAIEELRQQHSELRTIEDGIEEGHFILADLQEVDPSGMPLVGRKLQNQYLHLDPAGSLGKENLDVLRGAKPGDSRRVILAGEGGEQTHHNLTVKEVTDRLLPEVDDAFARQVDSRAEDLAQLRANLLHKIEAAYQRESRRRLNRDIAEYFIRAASLEVPASLFENYLESLMEDLERQGYPRKQLEREDVREQHRASITWNLKWYLLRKRLIAEEEIEVDDEALEAHIQGLIDADETQANQLRNHYRRPENKRALRQELVEAALTERLIGYAKLKLVHRPSSELRKGT, encoded by the coding sequence GTGCAAAAGCAGCTCAGCTCGGTAGACAGCTACACCCGCCGCCTGCAGGTTGAGGTGCCCTGGGACGAGCTGCAGGACGATTATGCGGTCTTCTTCCAGAAGTTCACCAAGAAGGTGAGGCTGCCGGGTTTCAGGAAGGGCAAGGTGCCCCAGAAAATGGTGCGCCAGCAGTTTGGTCCCGCCGCCGAGGCGGAGTTCGCCGAGCAGGCCGTGCATGAGTCCTATCTGGCGGCGCTCAAGGAGACTGAACTCGACCCCATCAACCAGGCAACCATCCGCGGCGTCCAGTTCCGGGAAGGGGCCGCGCTCAAGTTCGAGGCCACGTTCGAGGTTGAACCGGAAGTGGCCCTGCCCAACTACAAGAAGGGCATGAAGTTCGACCAGCTCGTCTTCGATGCGGACAGCGAGGATGTAGACCGCGCCATTGAGGAACTGCGGCAGCAGCATTCCGAACTGCGCACCATTGAAGATGGCATCGAGGAAGGGCACTTCATTCTGGCCGACCTGCAGGAGGTGGATCCCAGCGGCATGCCTTTGGTCGGGCGGAAGCTGCAAAACCAGTACCTGCATCTCGATCCGGCCGGCTCCCTGGGCAAGGAGAATCTTGACGTCCTGCGGGGGGCCAAGCCAGGTGATTCCCGCCGCGTGATCCTGGCCGGCGAGGGGGGCGAGCAAACGCACCACAACCTGACGGTGAAGGAGGTGACCGACCGCCTGCTTCCAGAGGTGGACGATGCCTTTGCCCGCCAGGTTGACTCCCGTGCGGAGGACCTGGCGCAGCTGCGGGCCAACCTGCTGCATAAAATTGAGGCGGCCTATCAGCGGGAGAGCAGGCGGCGCCTGAACCGGGACATCGCCGAGTATTTTATCCGCGCCGCCAGCCTGGAAGTGCCAGCCTCGCTGTTCGAGAACTATCTGGAGTCGCTCATGGAGGACCTGGAGCGGCAGGGCTACCCGCGTAAGCAGCTGGAGCGTGAGGATGTGAGGGAACAGCACAGGGCCTCCATCACCTGGAACCTGAAGTGGTATCTCCTGCGCAAGCGGCTGATCGCGGAGGAGGAGATCGAGGTGGACGACGAGGCGCTGGAAGCCCACATTCAGGGGCTTATCGACGCCGATGAGACTCAGGCCAACCAGCTGCGCAACCACTACCGCCGCCCGGAAAACAAGCGCGCCCTGCGGCAGGAGCTTGTTGAGGCGGCGCTTACCGAACGGCTGATCGGCTATGCCAAACTGAAGCTGGTCCACCGGCCATCAAGCGAACTGAGGAAAGGAACTTGA
- a CDS encoding IS3 family transposase (programmed frameshift) has translation MAGQRKSRRQFTREFKVEAVELLVNGGKTAVEVARNLGIRVELLYRWKNEYLSHRADAFPGMGHLADPEEERIRKLERELAGVTEERDNLKKSVGHFLENTPMKYQFIDDCRSSFGVEKMCLSLAVSRSGFYRWNQSGESKRAAENRLLLTHIQRIYNSTKGRYGSPRITAELKDQGYSCSRPRVARLIPKLRDAIKARGRRPFKVTTNSRHKHAVAPNLLKQTFRTDAPNRVWVSDITYIRTLEGWLYLTVIMDLYNRKIVGWSMSERMEATDTTIPAFQTAVKGCQPLPGLVFHSDRGVQYACEPFVALLSRSKAVQSMSGRGNCYDNAVAESFFHTLKTELVYHERYRTREEARRSLFEYMEGFYNRSRKHSTLGYRSPVEYENMQLNQAL, from the exons ATGGCGGGGCAAAGAAAGTCCCGTCGGCAGTTCACTCGGGAGTTCAAGGTGGAAGCGGTGGAACTGTTGGTTAATGGCGGCAAAACCGCCGTGGAGGTGGCTCGGAACCTGGGCATCCGGGTGGAGCTGCTGTACCGCTGGAAGAACGAATACCTCAGCCATAGAGCCGACGCCTTCCCCGGCATGGGGCACCTGGCCGATCCCGAGGAGGAGCGGATCCGCAAGTTGGAGCGTGAACTAGCCGGCGTCACTGAGGAGCGCGACA ATCTTAAAAAAAGCGTTGGCCATTTTCTCGAAAACACCCCGATGAAGTACCAGTTTATCGATGACTGCCGCTCCTCATTTGGCGTGGAGAAGATGTGCCTTTCGTTGGCCGTAAGCCGGAGCGGGTTCTATCGCTGGAACCAATCAGGAGAGAGTAAACGGGCGGCCGAGAACCGTCTGTTGCTGACCCATATCCAGCGCATATACAACTCAACCAAAGGACGTTATGGAAGCCCACGCATCACCGCAGAGCTAAAGGACCAGGGCTACAGTTGCAGCCGTCCCCGGGTCGCCAGGCTGATCCCGAAGCTTCGGGACGCCATCAAGGCCAGAGGCAGGAGGCCGTTCAAGGTCACCACCAACTCCAGACACAAGCATGCGGTTGCGCCTAATCTGTTGAAACAGACGTTCCGGACCGATGCCCCCAACCGGGTCTGGGTATCGGATATCACCTATATCCGCACCCTGGAGGGCTGGCTGTACTTAACGGTGATCATGGACCTTTACAACCGGAAGATCGTCGGCTGGTCCATGAGCGAGCGGATGGAAGCCACCGACACCACCATCCCGGCCTTCCAGACGGCCGTTAAGGGATGCCAGCCCCTGCCGGGTCTGGTGTTCCACTCGGACCGGGGTGTGCAGTATGCCTGTGAACCGTTCGTTGCCCTGCTCAGCCGGTCCAAGGCGGTCCAGAGCATGAGCGGCAGGGGTAACTGCTACGACAACGCTGTAGCCGAGAGTTTTTTCCATACCCTGAAGACTGAACTGGTCTATCATGAACGCTACCGTACCCGCGAGGAGGCCAGACGCAGTCTGTTCGAGTACATGGAGGGCTTTTACAACCGGTCCAGGAAACACTCGACTTTGGGATATAGATCCCCGGTGGAGTATGAAAACATGCAGCTTAACCAGGCACTATGA
- a CDS encoding cytochrome c oxidase subunit 3 codes for MTEIPYTVTPREDTGLNNAKLGIWLFLASEVMLFGGLFSAYIFLRLGAAEWPDGSTVLSVPIATFNTLVLIASSVTMVLSWAALVEKDLRKFRLYLGLTILLALVFLVVKGFEYNEKFSHHLYPSHDTFMAIYFTLTGLHALHIIGGIIVNGYFLGPGSRMWATEPQRFTNRIEIAGLYWHFVDLVWIFLFPVLYLL; via the coding sequence ATGACTGAAATTCCCTATACCGTCACCCCGCGCGAGGATACTGGGCTGAATAATGCCAAACTGGGTATTTGGCTGTTCCTGGCTTCGGAGGTCATGCTGTTCGGCGGCCTGTTCTCAGCGTATATTTTTCTGCGTCTGGGAGCGGCGGAATGGCCCGACGGATCGACCGTTCTCAGCGTGCCCATTGCTACCTTCAACACCCTCGTGCTGATTGCGTCCAGCGTGACCATGGTATTGTCCTGGGCGGCCCTGGTGGAAAAGGATCTGCGGAAATTCCGGCTCTACCTGGGACTCACCATCCTGTTGGCCCTCGTCTTCCTGGTGGTCAAGGGGTTTGAGTACAACGAAAAATTCTCGCACCATCTCTATCCCAGCCACGATACCTTTATGGCCATCTACTTCACCCTCACCGGTCTGCACGCCCTGCATATCATCGGCGGCATCATCGTGAACGGCTATTTTCTGGGGCCGGGCAGCAGGATGTGGGCAACGGAGCCCCAGCGCTTCACGAATCGCATCGAGATCGCCGGGCTCTACTGGCACTTTGTCGATCTGGTCTGGATCTTCCTGTTTCCGGTGCTGTATCTACTTTAG
- a CDS encoding retropepsin-like domain-containing protein, with translation MPLITISEEGVSVPFRLDEQFAVPHIEVMIQGKGPYRFAFDTGMSGTVMIRPKLAEELGLPVVGRAMIGDGSGKHNQATDLVLISSMSLGAMKMESVIAIAVQASEAHLKEVPANLSGILGRGLVKDYLLTIDYPRQMITIEPGQLDARNEHVIGFDFHKGAMQISANLSGIPYQLLVDTGSRGSITLPRSAAETLPLTSTLKQSHSVSTVTNTYQIFTSTLSGSLDLAGFEVGNPTIMFAEEHTPRLIGYEILKGFAFTVDQKQRLIRFDG, from the coding sequence ATGCCTCTCATCACAATAAGCGAGGAGGGAGTGAGCGTACCGTTTAGACTTGACGAACAATTTGCCGTTCCGCATATTGAGGTCATGATTCAGGGGAAGGGGCCCTACCGCTTTGCGTTTGATACGGGCATGAGCGGGACCGTCATGATCCGTCCCAAGCTGGCGGAAGAACTAGGTCTTCCTGTAGTCGGAAGGGCCATGATCGGCGATGGTTCCGGGAAACATAATCAGGCGACAGACCTAGTCCTGATTTCAAGCATGAGCTTGGGCGCGATGAAGATGGAAAGCGTTATCGCCATAGCTGTCCAAGCAAGCGAAGCACATTTAAAAGAAGTGCCTGCAAATCTCTCCGGTATTCTGGGACGTGGGTTGGTCAAGGATTACCTCCTGACTATCGATTATCCCAGGCAGATGATTACTATCGAGCCTGGGCAACTGGACGCCCGAAACGAGCACGTTATTGGATTCGATTTCCACAAAGGGGCTATGCAAATCTCTGCGAATCTGTCTGGCATACCCTACCAGCTGCTCGTTGATACCGGCAGCCGGGGTTCGATCACGCTGCCCCGTTCCGCGGCTGAGACATTACCGTTGACATCAACCTTGAAACAAAGCCATTCAGTTTCAACCGTGACCAATACCTATCAAATCTTCACCTCCACATTGAGCGGATCTCTAGATCTGGCCGGATTTGAAGTAGGAAACCCGACGATCATGTTCGCAGAGGAGCATACCCCGCGATTAATCGGATACGAAATCCTTAAAGGATTTGCTTTCACCGTTGATCAGAAACAGCGATTGATACGCTTCGATGGATAG
- a CDS encoding cytochrome C oxidase subunit IV family protein, with protein sequence MSSATSDSSRHNRIYLVVFGVLAALTVITVTAGSLTLPAGLGIVIALIIAGVKGSLVAAYFMHLVSEQKPILWLMVTTLILLLTLFGLFILAFYDNGDIGRVA encoded by the coding sequence ATGAGTAGCGCTACCAGTGACAGCAGCCGTCACAACCGAATCTACCTGGTCGTCTTCGGCGTGCTGGCTGCGCTGACGGTGATCACCGTCACGGCGGGCTCCCTTACCCTGCCCGCGGGGCTGGGCATTGTCATTGCCCTGATCATAGCAGGCGTCAAGGGGTCCCTGGTCGCGGCTTACTTCATGCACCTGGTCTCCGAGCAGAAGCCGATCCTGTGGCTGATGGTCACCACCCTGATTCTTTTGCTGACCCTCTTCGGCCTCTTCATCCTGGCGTTTTACGATAATGGAGATATTGGCCGTGTCGCTTAA
- a CDS encoding Rieske 2Fe-2S domain-containing protein, translating to MNKKPIATFSKIPDRQPTYALVANVDLVIIRYDDKVSVMYGRCQHRGALLADGSIEGSNLICGVHGWDYRYDTGISEYNNSEQLARFSNWIEGDQLLIDEDEIEAWQEKNPQPYDRESYQGTYQDIHGTPEEPHVGLIRSLASQGLSKTGRHGPVAAMGVPRTELPTWDDIQFVTAQLARLPQLDETEVGTELIIGPRAKKPLRLELPILVSDMSFGALSEEAKVALARGAELAGTGICSGEGGMLPEEQAENSRYFYELASARFGFSMDKLSAVQAFHFKGGQGAKTGTGGHLPGAKVAGKIAMVRGLPEGEPAVSPARFPDWESLDDFKQFADEVRQATGGIPLGFKLSAQHIEDDIDAALQIGVDYIILDGRGGGTGAAPLIFRDNISVPTLPALARARRHLDKTGNGDVTLVLTGGLRTPADFAKAMALGADGVAVSNAAIQAIGCLGMRACHTNNCPVGIATQQEHLRARLPVDEAAHRLARFFTASVELMKLLARACGHTHLKELNRDDLTTWKREIAHLTGINYGGVIAA from the coding sequence TTGAACAAAAAGCCAATAGCCACTTTCAGTAAAATACCCGATCGCCAACCGACCTATGCCCTCGTGGCCAATGTCGATCTGGTAATTATCCGCTACGATGACAAAGTATCGGTGATGTACGGTCGCTGTCAACATCGTGGGGCCCTGCTTGCTGATGGAAGTATCGAGGGGTCGAACCTGATCTGCGGGGTCCATGGATGGGATTACCGTTACGACACGGGTATCAGTGAGTATAACAACTCGGAGCAGCTGGCCCGGTTCAGCAACTGGATTGAGGGGGACCAACTGCTTATCGATGAAGATGAAATCGAAGCCTGGCAAGAGAAGAACCCCCAGCCCTACGACCGCGAGAGTTACCAGGGCACTTATCAGGATATCCATGGAACTCCCGAGGAACCTCATGTGGGTCTTATCCGTAGTCTGGCCTCACAGGGTCTCTCCAAGACGGGGCGGCATGGTCCTGTTGCGGCCATGGGTGTTCCCAGAACCGAATTACCCACCTGGGATGACATTCAGTTTGTCACGGCCCAGCTGGCGAGGCTGCCCCAACTCGATGAGACAGAGGTAGGTACGGAACTGATCATAGGCCCGCGGGCTAAAAAGCCTCTAAGACTTGAGCTTCCCATTCTGGTTTCTGATATGAGTTTTGGTGCTCTTTCGGAGGAGGCCAAGGTCGCTTTGGCCCGTGGCGCTGAGCTGGCCGGGACGGGCATCTGCTCGGGTGAGGGCGGGATGCTGCCTGAAGAGCAGGCTGAGAATAGTCGCTATTTTTATGAGCTCGCCTCGGCACGCTTTGGCTTTTCTATGGATAAACTGTCGGCCGTCCAGGCGTTCCACTTCAAAGGCGGCCAGGGCGCGAAAACCGGCACGGGTGGACATCTCCCCGGCGCTAAGGTAGCGGGCAAAATTGCCATGGTGCGCGGCCTTCCTGAAGGGGAGCCGGCTGTGTCGCCTGCCCGCTTCCCCGACTGGGAGAGCCTAGACGATTTCAAGCAGTTTGCCGATGAGGTGCGACAGGCAACCGGAGGCATTCCGCTCGGCTTCAAATTGTCGGCCCAGCACATCGAAGATGACATTGACGCGGCGCTCCAGATTGGCGTGGACTATATCATTTTAGATGGTAGGGGTGGGGGCACTGGCGCAGCTCCACTGATTTTCCGCGACAACATCTCCGTGCCAACATTGCCCGCCTTGGCCCGCGCACGCAGACACCTCGATAAGACCGGCAACGGTGACGTGACACTCGTCCTCACAGGCGGATTGCGGACCCCAGCTGATTTCGCCAAGGCTATGGCGCTCGGTGCCGATGGTGTGGCCGTCAGCAATGCGGCCATCCAGGCCATTGGATGTTTGGGTATGCGGGCCTGCCACACCAACAACTGCCCGGTAGGCATCGCTACGCAACAGGAGCACCTTCGTGCTCGTCTGCCCGTTGACGAGGCGGCCCACCGGCTCGCGCGATTTTTTACCGCCTCGGTGGAGCTGATGAAATTACTGGCGCGAGCTTGCGGTCACACGCACCTGAAGGAGCTGAACCGGGATGATTTGACGACCTGGAAGCGAGAAATTGCTCACCTGACAGGCATCAACTATGGCGGCGTCATCGCAGCATGA
- the clpP gene encoding ATP-dependent Clp endopeptidase proteolytic subunit ClpP, producing the protein MNEKSSVLVPMVVEQSSRGERAYDIYSRLLKERIIFLSTPIDDTVASLVIAQLLFLQAENKDQDIFLYINSPGGIITAGLAVMDTMNFIQPNVATICMGQAASMAAVLLAAGAPGKRSALPNSRIMIHQPAGGVEGQASDIEIHAAEIIKFKKELNRLLSKLTGQSLKKVERDTDRNYFMSPGEAQTYGVIDSILKQ; encoded by the coding sequence ATGAATGAGAAAAGCAGCGTATTGGTCCCCATGGTGGTGGAGCAGAGCTCCCGTGGCGAGCGGGCCTACGACATCTATTCGCGCCTCCTGAAGGAGCGTATCATCTTTCTGAGCACGCCCATCGACGACACTGTGGCCAGCCTGGTCATCGCCCAGCTGCTGTTCCTGCAGGCCGAGAACAAGGACCAGGACATCTTCCTGTACATCAACAGTCCCGGCGGGATCATCACCGCAGGCCTGGCCGTGATGGACACCATGAACTTCATCCAGCCCAACGTGGCCACCATCTGCATGGGACAGGCGGCCAGCATGGCGGCCGTTCTGCTGGCGGCGGGTGCGCCGGGCAAGCGCTCGGCCCTGCCCAACTCACGCATCATGATCCACCAGCCCGCCGGCGGAGTAGAAGGGCAGGCCTCCGATATCGAGATTCACGCCGCGGAGATCATCAAGTTCAAGAAGGAACTCAACCGCCTGCTGTCGAAACTCACCGGCCAGTCCCTCAAGAAGGTTGAGCGGGACACCGACCGCAACTACTTCATGTCCCCCGGCGAGGCCCAGACTTACGGCGTCATCGACAGTATCCTGAAGCAGTAG
- a CDS encoding DUF420 domain-containing protein, which produces MIPLTSLPAINASLNATCAVLLLTAYGFIRRRRIKAHRNTMLAASVVAMLFLTSYVIYHVQVGVTTFPGTGPVRTLYFAILIPHTLLAVANVPLVVITLYRGLSRRYSQHRKIARWTLPVWLYVSVTGVLIYVLLYRLNFA; this is translated from the coding sequence ATGATTCCCTTGACCTCCCTGCCGGCGATCAATGCCTCGTTGAACGCCACCTGTGCGGTTCTGCTGCTCACTGCCTATGGGTTCATCCGGCGGCGGCGCATCAAGGCCCATCGCAATACCATGCTGGCTGCGTCAGTAGTGGCCATGCTCTTTCTCACATCCTACGTGATCTACCACGTTCAAGTGGGTGTCACAACGTTTCCAGGAACTGGACCGGTCCGGACGCTCTACTTTGCCATCCTCATCCCTCACACGCTGCTGGCCGTGGCCAATGTCCCCCTGGTGGTGATCACGCTCTACCGCGGTCTGAGCAGGCGCTATTCCCAGCACCGCAAGATCGCCCGTTGGACCCTGCCGGTGTGGCTGTACGTTTCCGTCACCGGCGTGCTGATCTATGTGCTGCTCTACCGCTTGAATTTTGCCTAG
- a CDS encoding sulfatase-like hydrolase/transferase — protein sequence MPLSLYDSEGSSMPGKWQNFITEFLKQLQVYIFTIVYLGLFRIVLIVRFQDKLGDATDLGDILLAVAHGYRFDSATATLFMLVPFLANTMLSPFDATVLSTYLRKLFSALMLIVITMLFVVTIPYFKEYDSQFDYFLFEILYDDRPAIMRTLFEGYGLVGNLLIFAVLSGLCLFLLQRWHKFPFAPLIRLLTRPGSLMLRSLIYILIFILTFAAARGSFKSRPAMRKWAHVTTDIFLNKTVMNPLRHLQYAYRDFKSINSRRDGIKKLLGDISVITAAQDYFSLELPGDQAQDLSNYLSKTARGSQSGLPDHIFIIVMESYDSWPLLSRYQSLKVTEHLKRLGRNGILFNHFLPSASSTMGSISAILTGIPYTGVNISRIAAHKPPFITASPGIFKRLGYRTRLYYGGFLSWQNIGNLFHAQGIDEVFAAPSIAEEVTDRIWGVEDEALFTFVRSNTPADGKTFNIILTTSYHPPFGLDVRSRGFPLNEIPADIEPYFDGSMTLNMLGHIWYSDVVIGEFVNTVEKTFPASLFALTGDHYGRRFLNARPSVYEHTSVPFILYGKHFVTPQDTANPAPGSHIDIVPTIVELIAPAGFQYYSFGSSMLDQGQQADRSTLNRFGIGHHTMVTETFIANLRIDRNPAPLPDAEFDNNRDLFHRLEQKHNQLLGLGWWLIFNGELLEPAARPR from the coding sequence TTGCCTCTTAGCCTGTATGATTCCGAAGGCTCCTCCATGCCCGGTAAATGGCAAAACTTTATCACCGAGTTCCTGAAGCAGCTTCAAGTATACATATTTACCATTGTCTATCTGGGCCTGTTCAGAATCGTCCTGATCGTGCGGTTCCAGGATAAATTAGGTGACGCCACTGACCTTGGCGATATTTTACTGGCGGTAGCTCATGGCTATCGCTTTGACTCTGCCACCGCGACACTGTTTATGCTTGTACCTTTCCTGGCCAATACCATGCTCAGCCCTTTTGACGCAACCGTCTTGAGCACTTATCTGCGCAAACTATTCTCTGCACTCATGCTGATTGTCATCACCATGCTCTTTGTGGTAACGATCCCTTACTTCAAGGAATACGACAGTCAATTCGATTACTTTCTGTTTGAAATCCTTTACGATGACCGCCCGGCAATCATGCGAACCCTATTCGAAGGGTATGGCCTCGTTGGTAATCTTCTGATATTCGCCGTGCTCTCTGGTCTCTGCCTTTTTTTATTGCAACGATGGCATAAATTCCCCTTCGCGCCCCTAATCCGGCTGCTTACTCGACCTGGAAGCCTGATGCTTCGCTCCCTTATCTACATACTGATCTTCATATTGACCTTCGCCGCCGCGCGCGGTTCCTTCAAATCAAGGCCTGCCATGAGAAAATGGGCCCATGTCACAACCGATATCTTTCTGAATAAAACAGTGATGAATCCCTTAAGACATCTGCAGTACGCCTACCGGGATTTCAAATCTATCAACTCTAGGAGAGATGGAATCAAGAAACTGCTGGGAGATATTTCAGTCATAACCGCTGCCCAGGATTATTTCTCTCTGGAGCTGCCTGGTGATCAGGCACAAGATCTGTCGAACTACCTGTCGAAGACAGCCCGTGGCAGCCAGTCCGGGTTGCCAGACCATATTTTCATTATTGTTATGGAGAGTTATGATTCCTGGCCGTTGCTCTCCCGCTACCAGTCACTGAAAGTCACCGAACACCTTAAACGTCTTGGGCGGAATGGTATCTTGTTTAACCACTTTCTGCCCTCTGCCAGTAGCACGATGGGATCCATATCGGCAATCCTTACGGGCATCCCGTATACGGGCGTAAACATCAGTAGAATTGCGGCCCACAAGCCACCCTTCATAACAGCTTCCCCGGGCATATTTAAGCGCTTAGGCTACCGGACACGACTCTATTATGGTGGCTTCCTCTCCTGGCAGAACATAGGGAATCTATTCCATGCCCAGGGAATTGACGAGGTCTTCGCTGCCCCCAGCATCGCAGAAGAGGTTACGGATAGAATATGGGGGGTGGAGGACGAGGCACTCTTCACTTTTGTGCGGTCGAATACCCCCGCCGACGGAAAGACCTTCAATATCATCTTGACAACCAGCTATCACCCGCCCTTCGGCCTCGACGTTAGAAGTAGAGGTTTTCCGCTGAACGAGATACCCGCTGATATCGAACCCTACTTTGATGGCTCGATGACCTTGAACATGCTCGGGCATATCTGGTATAGCGACGTAGTGATCGGGGAGTTTGTTAACACCGTTGAGAAAACGTTTCCCGCGAGCCTGTTCGCCCTTACCGGTGATCATTATGGACGTAGGTTTCTTAATGCTCGCCCCTCCGTTTACGAACATACCTCCGTGCCTTTTATTCTCTATGGCAAGCATTTCGTCACCCCGCAGGACACCGCTAACCCAGCCCCGGGCAGTCACATCGACATCGTCCCCACTATCGTCGAACTGATTGCACCGGCGGGTTTTCAATACTACAGCTTCGGTAGCTCCATGCTTGATCAGGGCCAGCAGGCTGACCGGTCCACTTTAAACCGCTTCGGGATAGGTCATCATACAATGGTGACGGAAACTTTCATCGCCAATCTTAGAATTGACCGCAATCCGGCCCCCTTGCCTGATGCTGAATTTGACAATAATAGGGACCTTTTCCACCGCCTTGAGCAAAAGCATAATCAGCTTCTCGGACTGGGTTGGTGGCTCATATTCAATGGTGAACTCCTGGAGCCGGCTGCGCGCCCCCGATAG